In Kogia breviceps isolate mKogBre1 chromosome 9, mKogBre1 haplotype 1, whole genome shotgun sequence, a single window of DNA contains:
- the STRA8 gene encoding stimulated by retinoic acid gene 8 protein homolog, with translation METSGEDNPSGRATPRPLAQLQKVEPRVARRRLSQARHRATLAGLFNSLRKIVYSHSDLTASKWQVLNKAKNHIQEMEQTLDNLLKLKESFNLEDGNVNSLEEVKEEYASMYSRNPSLMLNTVHQKGSDSWYPIEAVGKEAEEEEEEEEEEDQEEEEEEEEEEEKKVELLNSPVTLLPDLLEFERYLNFYKQMMDLLTGNGIVSSRAVTLPIVSAAISHLWQTLSEERKASLLQAWTQKHSGLLGLARACPEPACAEGSMKDSGVESQGASCSLVSTPEEVLFEDAFDVASFLDKSEAPSTSNSSSMPAVCNPENREEKFQLYMQIVSFFKGLCCVNTQLKQEPDLPIDDEVTMLRCMETIDDEDL, from the exons ATGGAGACCTCTGGAGAAGACAACCCCAGTGGCAGAGCAACGCCCCGGCCCCTGGCACAGCTGCAGAAGGTCGAGCCGCGGGTGGCCCGCAGACGCCTGTCCCAGGCCCGCCACCGAGCCACCCTGGCAGGGCTCTTCAACAGCCTCAGGAAGATCGTTTACTCCCACTCTGATCTCACAGCCTCAAAG TGGCAGGTTTTGAATAAGGCGAAGAATCATATTCAGGAAATGGAACAAACCTTGGATAATCTGCTGAAGCTGAAAG AATCCTTCAACCTGGAGGATGGGAATGTAAACAGCTTAGAGGAGGTCAAGGAAGAATATGCCAGCATGTACTCTAGAAATCCCAG TCTGATGTTAAATACAGTTCATCAGAAAGGTTCCGACTCCTGGTACCCAATCGAGGCAGTCGGGAAGGaggctgaggaagaagaggaggaggaggaggaggaggaccaggaagaggaggaagaggaggaggaggaagaggagaaaaaagtggAGCTCTTAAACTCCCCAGTCACCTTGCTGCCAGACCTCTTGGAATTTGAACG GTACCTGAACTTTTACAAGCAGATGATGGACCTTCTGACCGGGAACGGGATCGTCTCCTCGCGGGCGGTGACGCTCCCCATCGTGTCTGCGGCCATCTCCCACCTGTGGCAGACCCTCTCCGAGGAGAGGAAGGCCAGCCTCCTGCAGGCCTGGACGCAGAAGCACAGCGGCCTCCTGGGCCTCGCGAGGGCCTGTCCGGAGCCAGCGTGTGCCGAGGGCAGCATGAAGGACAGCGGAGTGGAAAGCCAGGGGGCCAGCTGCTCGCTCGTCTCCACCCCCGAGGAG GTCCTTTTTGAAGATGCCTTCGATGTGGCAAGTTTCCTGGACAAAAGTGAGGCTCCAAGTACATCTAACTCCAG TTCCATGCCGGCTGTCTGCAACCCAGAAAATCGCGAGGAGAAGTTTCAGCTCTACATGCAGATCGTCAGTTTTTTTAAAGGCCTTTGCTGTGTTAACACTCAGCTCAAACAG GAACCAGACCTCCCCATCGACGATGAGGTGACAATGTTGAGGTGCATGGAGACGATTGACGACGAAGATCTGTGA